ATAAAGAATGTAGTCAAACAATATATGAAATTCATATCTTTTTTTATGGATTTTATAATATTCATTTATATAATTGTCCCTGCCGTGCTGTTTATAGTTTATTATTTTATCAGCTGGCTAGAGGATTTTCCTATGTATTTAAATAATGATTTTATTAAATTAGGGACTATTGTTGTATGGGAGATGGCAGTGCTTTTAGGAGAATTCAAGACTTATCTGATCTCAGGGGATAAGAGTTTTTTAATACCTACAGGGGGTCCTGCTTACAGGTTTGTTTGTTACTCTAAAGCATTCAGCTTTGTCTTAAATGCTATTAAATCATCGATTATAATTCTATTATTGTTTCCTTTCTTGCATAATTTATTGGGGATTAAATGGTCAGAACTGCTTATAATATTGATTTTGAGCATATTGATAAAAATACTCATTCATAATCTAAAGTGGATATTATTAAATTCTAATATGAGATTTATCCCAAAGATAGTCAACTATATTTTATTTTTTTCTTTAAATTATATATGTTTTAAATATTATAGAAATTTAGGTTTAATAAAGAATAATATATTTATATGGATAGTTCTTATTTTTTTAGCATTTATCTCGTTTGTAGTAGCAGGCAGTAGAGATATACATTGGGAAAAGGTTATAGACAGAGAAGCAACTCAAAAGGCTATTTTGATGTCTTTTATTTTGCAAGATGTAAACGGTTTAGGAAAAATAACAAAAAAAAGATCCAGCATTTTTACTCGGGGACAAATGGGTTTTCCCTTTAATCCCGTCGGTGCTATTGCTGTTCTTTTTATAAAGTCTTTTATAAGACAGAAGGAGAATATATCTTTATTTCTGCAGATTATAGTAATATCTGTGCTATTATTGATGAGCATCCCACTGCTAGGGATAAGGTTGATAGCGATTTTTAGTGTTTTAGCATTATCCTGTCTGTTCATAAGATCATTGTACATGCAGTTTAAAGGAGATCTATGGCTCAATCTTTCCCCTATTACATATCGGGATAAAATCAGAGGAATACAGTTGGGGCCTAGCATCTTGGTTTTGGTGCATGCCACAATATTGTATTCTATTGTATTTTTTGAATATCTGGGTATGTGGTGCATACCGGTGGCATCAGTTGTGGGTTTTTTAACTTCTCATGTGTATGTCAAAATTTTGTTTATCAACGTAGAAGCTATTATTTTTCGTGGTTATCAATAGCTTTTATGCAGATGTTTGTCAAGGCTTTTTCAAAATTCTGGTTATCTGAATTGTTCCTTTTTTTGTTTCCTTTCATTTTCCTGCCTGACTTTCTTATTTTTTGGGAAAGAAACCTTTCAAAAAGCAATCTATCCATGTTATCATTATCATATATAAGTCCATTCTGATTCAATGCATATGCATGTTTGGAAAGTGCTACGGTAGCTACTCCATAATCTTGTGTTATTACAATATCCCCTTTTTGTATGTTGTTTACCAGTTTTATATCTACTGAATCTTTTCCCTGGTCTACTGTTATTATGGTAGAATAGTTATCATTTAATATGTGGTTGGTATCTGCAAACATAAATACTTCTATATCAAATTTTTTGGCTACGCGTACTATTATATCCTTGACCGGACAAGCATCAGCGTCCACTAGAATTTTCATATAAAGCCCCCAATTATATGTTTCCTATATTATAGCACAAAACATAACTACACAAGGGGACGGTCCTTTTGTGTTGTTATGTTATAGCAGGGGAGGTATCATATACACCCGGTATCGATGAGACTTTTACATGAGAGCAAATACGTATGGGACTTGTATGCAAGGACATTGTATTTATATATAATATAGTGCGGCAGATTGCGGAGCACGGAGGGTATTATAGGCTTCCGGTAAAGTTGATATTTACTTATTATTAAATTCAATTTTAGTATTTGGTATTGATGTAAAATATGATATGATAGTAAAAAATTAAAAGTGAGGGCAATTTATGAAGAAGAAAGTTTTGAAAACTGTTGTATGGATAGTTTTTACCATATATATGATTATTTTGATGAAACTTATACTTTTTAAGTATCCAGTTTGCATAGCATCCAGCGTGAATTGGATGGATTTTAAAAGAAGATTGATGTTTGCCAATTATATACCTTTTAAAACTATATATTTTTATCTGGTAGGTGAGGGCATCAATGAAGGTATAGCCAAGGTAAATTTGCTGGGAAATATAATAGGATTTATGCCATATGGATTTTTAGCCCCTTTATTGGAAACCGATATAAAAGATTATAAAAAAGCTTTAAAAGCGGGGTTGTTCATAAGCCTTACTTTTGAGGTTATTCAGCTGATAACAGGGTTAGGAAGTTTTGATGTGGATGATCTTATATTGAACACATTGGGTACAATATTAGGGTATGCTATTTTTAGGTTTGCTTTTGATAAAATAAAGTTTTTAAAGAAACTAGGGGAAATGTTAGAATAGAAATCTTATAGAAAAGGTTAAAAGCCCCAGTTGTTTACCTTTTAAATATATCTATAAAAATATTTAATAAAAAACGTAAAAAATTTGGAAAACATATTGACGTATGGAATAATATTTGCTATACTATAATTGTTAAAAGATTAACAATACAATACTTGATTATTGCTACATATCACGATTATTTAACTTTGTTGCAAGGCTTTATTTGGTCTTTGCCAACATAACACATGATTTACGTATAATAAATTTTAATATAAAGGATAGTATAATTTTTTTATACACTGATTTGTTAAAAAATTAACAAATAAAAAGAAGGGGGCCTTATCATGGCTGATAAAAAGGAAATCAAACAAGTGAACGTGGAAAAGATGGTTGATCAATTGGTGGAAAAGGCTTCAAAAGCCTTAGATGAATTTATGGAGTTAGATCAAAAACAGGTAGACAGAATAGTTAAAGCGATGGCCTTGGCAGGGTTGGACAAGCATATGTATCTTGCTAAGATGGCGATACAAGAGACTGAAAGAGGGGTATATGAGGACAAGATAACCAAAAATATTTTTGCTACCGAGTATATCTATCACAGTATCAAATACGATAAAACTGTAGGAGTAATAGAGGAGAATGAGTACGAAGATTATGCAGAGGTTGCTGAACCTATAGGAGTTATTGCAGGTGTTACTCCGGTAACCAATCCTACTTCCACTACACTTTTTAAATCTATAATTTCAATGAAAACCAGAAATCCCATAATATTTGCATTTCACCCAAGTGCGCAGAAATGTAGCGTGGAGGCGGCTAGAATTGTTAGAGATGCAGCAGTAGAGTCAGGAGCCCCGGAAAATTGTATTCAATGGATTGAATATCCGTCTATTGAAGCTACTCAAACTCTGATGAATCACCCCGGAGTATCTTTAGTTTTAGCTACCGGAGGATCAGGTATGGTTAAGAGTGCTTATAGTACAGGGAAACCTGCATTAGGAGTAGGGCCTGGCAACGTCCCTTGCTATATTGAAAAGAGCACAAATATAAAAAGGGCTGCAACAGATCTCATAATGTCTAAAACTTTTGATAACGGAATGATATGTGCATCTGAACAATCGGTGATAATCGATAAAGAGATATATGACCAGGTTACTGATTATATGAAACAGAACAAATGCTATTTTTTGAATAAAGATGAGATAAAAAAACTTGAAGATTTTGCAGTCAACAAAGAGAAACTTTCAGTAAATCCAGTAATTGTAGGGCAACCTGCTTACAAGATAGCCCAGATGGCGGGTATAGATGTTCCTAAGGATACAAAGATATTGATAGCTGAAATTGCCGGTGTGGGTCCCAAATATCCTTTATCTGTAGAAAAATTAAGTCCTATCCTAGCTTGTTATAAAGCAAAGGATTCCACACATGCGATAGATACTGCAGCTAGTATAGTGGCTTTTGGAGGTATGGGTCACTCAGCTGTCATCCATTCGGAAGATAGAAATGTGATAGAACGATTTGCCAAGAGAATAAAGGTTGGAAGGTTGATAATCAATTCTCCTTCAAGTCATGGTGCTATAGGCGATATTTACAATACTAATATTCCTTCATTGACGCTGGGATGTGGTTCATTTGGCAGGAACTCCACCACTTCCAATGTATCGGCTGTAAATCTTATAAACAAGAAAAGACTTGCAAGGAGACGGGTAAATATGCAGTGGTTTAAAATACCTCAAAAGATTTATTTTGAATATGGTTCCATTCAATATCTTGAGAAGATGCCTGATATAAGCAGAGCATTTATTGTAACCGATCCATTCATGGTGAAATTAGGTTTTGTGGACAAAGTGTTGTATTATTTAAGAAAAAGAGAACAGTATGTACACAGCGAGATCTTTTCAGATGTTGAGCCTGATCCATCGTTGGATACTATAACAAGGGGCAAAGAAATGATGGATAAGTTCAAACCTGATGTGATCATAGCATTAGGTGGCGGTTCGGCCATGGATGCAGCAAAAGGTATGTGGCTATATTATGAATATCCGGATATAGAGTTTGATGCATTGAGACAGAAATTTATGGACATAAGGAAGAGAGTTTTCAAGTTTCCTAAACTGGGACATAAAGCCCAGATGGTGGCTATACCTACTACTTCAGGTACTGGATCTGAGGTTACATCTTTTGCAGTAATAACCGATAAGAAAAAGAATGTTAAGTATCCGTTGGCAGATTATGAGCTTACTCCAGACATAGCTATCATTGATCCAGATTTTGTATTGACTGTTCCTAAAGCTATTACAGCTGATACAGGAATGGATGTACTCACTCACGCTATAGAAGCTTATGTATCGGTAATGGCTTCTGATTATACTGATGCCCTTGCCATGAAAGCAATACAGATTGTTTTTGAATATCTGCCCAGGGCATACGACGATGGAAATGATAAGATTGCGAGAGAAAAAATGCATAATGCATCATGCATGGCAGGTATGGCATTTAGTAATGCTTTCTTGGGGGTAAACCACAGCCTTGCACATAAACTGGGTGGAGAATTCCACATTCCTCACGGTAGGGCTAATGCGGTGCTTCTCCCGTACGTAATAGAATATAACGCACAAAAGCCTTCTAAATTTGTATCATTCCCTAAATATGAGTACTACAAGGCTGACGAAAAGTATGCGGAAATTTCGAGATATTTAGGTCTGCCTGCCAACACTACTCAACAGGGCGTGAAAAGTCTTATAGATGCGGTAGTAGGGCTTATGAAAAGNNNNNNNNNNNNNNNNNNNNNNNNNNNNNNNNNNNNNNNNNNNNNNNNNNNNNNNNNNNNNNNNNNNNNNNNNNNNNNNNNNNNNNNNNNNNNNNNNNNNCTGAAAGAGATTTATATAAAGGCATATAACGGTAAGTAAAAGTCATGAGTTAGGGTATATGTGATATTTGTGGGTATCATATATACCCTAATTTAATATAGGATTAGATAATGCCGCTAAATAAATTTATGTTATATTCAAGAGGTGTTTTTTATATGATATAATATATTATAAAAGGATGGACTTTAAATACATATATGCACGACATATAAGATAGTTGTGGTCAGTGATAAAAGGAGGAGACTCGATGGATGAAAAATCTATACTAAAATATTTCGGGGTACCTTATGATGTAGTAACCAGAGTGGTACAGATAAAGGATAAAGGTGCTTTTTTTTGGGCGATCGAAGATGATGAAAATGAGGAAACAGTTACAGTACAGTGCGCAGCATCTAGAGAGGATATTTATGATTATGATGATAGTACATTGGCAGACAAGATAGTGACCGATAAGGCGCTTCTTTTTAGGAATCCTGCCCATGAAAATACGCTGTTAGCCGAAAAATATATAAATAAATATAATGGCGATATTATCTACGTGATGAATGTGTTCGATGATAAGAAATGTCTTTTCCAAACAGAATAAACATCAAAAGATGGGAATATATCAATATACCCATCTTTTTTGTCGCGAATTTCCTATTAATCATCATTTATTTAGCACGCAGTCCTGACAGTTTTTGTTTTTAGTACAGTGCTCTTTAGAGTGTTTTACTATCAATGCATGATACTCATTGTAAAGCTTTGTGTCCCTAGCAAGATTTTCATGAAAAAACTTTTGAAAGTCATCATATTTTTTCGGCACTGAAAAACCTAGCCTTTTAAAAAGTCTTCGGGTATATGCATCAATAACAAAGACAGGCTTATCAAGGGCATATAAAAGTATAGAATCAGCTGTTTCTTTCCCTATTCCATTGATATCTAAAAGTTGGTTTCTTGTTGTTTCTACACTTTGTTTTTCCAATGTAGAAAAAGAGAAGCCTTTTTTATTGAACCAATTTACAAAGTTTTTTATTCTTTTTGCCTTTACATTGTAATATCCGCTGGGTCTTATAAGTTCAGCTAATTTATTTTCATCCATATGGTATATGGCTTGTGGTGTCATATAAGGCTTAAGATTGTATAATGCCTTTTCTACATTGCTCCAGGAGGTGTTCTGTGTAAGGATTGCGCCTAATACTACCTCAAATTTTGTCTGAGCTGGCCACCATTTTTGTGATCCATATTTATTGTATAAGCATTGATAAATATTTAGTAAAATTTTTGATGAAAATTGCATTTTTATCTCTCCATTTTATTTTCGCTTTCCGTATCTTTTATATAACTGTTATGTCATGATATATCTCAATTATGTAAATGTCAAGGTTGCTGCTATTTTAGATTATCAGGTGGAGCAAACGGGAATTTTTATAAAATTATGTGCAGGGTGAGTTTGATATGCAGTATAAAATATGATTAAAAAAATAAAATAGGGGTATAGAGAAATTTAATTAAAACTAGTTTGTGGTTATGATATAATTCAAAATAAATCAAAGGATATAGGAGGTTTTAAAAGTTGCCATTTACTTCTGGGAGTGATATTTTCACTTGGGTTATACTGCCTTTACTCATCTTTATATCTCGTATTTTTGATGTGAGTATAGGGACTTTAAGAATTATGTTTGTATCTAGAGGGGATAAGGTTCTTTCGCCTATATTGGGTTTCTTCGAGGTGCTTATATGGCTTATCGCTATGGGGCAGATAATGCAAAATCTGGATAATGTTATGTGTTATTTTGCATATGCAGGGGGATTTGCTGCCGGGAATTTTGTAGGGATAAGGATAGAAGAAAAACTGGCTATGGGAATGTATGGGATAAGAATATTTACGCCAAAAGAAGCTTCTAAAAAACTCAAAGAACGGTTTAGTGAGTCAGGATTTGGAGTGACAATACTGGAGGGGCAGGGTGCAAAGGGACAAATGGTTGTATTATATTCAATTTTCAAAAGGAAAGATAGAGAAAAAGTATTGGATATAATCAGTGAGAGAGATGAAAAATTGTTTTATTCCATAGAGGAAATAAAAGCGGTGAAAGAAGGTATTTTCCCTAGTGCATCTAACAGGAGGAAAGGGCATTTTAGGTT
The Clostridia bacterium DNA segment above includes these coding regions:
- a CDS encoding VanZ family protein, producing MKKKVLKTVVWIVFTIYMIILMKLILFKYPVCIASSVNWMDFKRRLMFANYIPFKTIYFYLVGEGINEGIAKVNLLGNIIGFMPYGFLAPLLETDIKDYKKALKAGLFISLTFEVIQLITGLGSFDVDDLILNTLGTILGYAIFRFAFDKIKFLKKLGEMLE
- a CDS encoding YaiI/YqxD family protein, whose amino-acid sequence is MKILVDADACPVKDIIVRVAKKFDIEVFMFADTNHILNDNYSTIITVDQGKDSVDIKLVNNIQKGDIVITQDYGVATVALSKHAYALNQNGLIYDNDNMDRLLFERFLSQKIRKSGRKMKGNKKRNNSDNQNFEKALTNICIKAIDNHEK
- a CDS encoding ABC transporter permease, encoding MKNNVLFLWFKRIKNVVKQYMKFISFFMDFIIFIYIIVPAVLFIVYYFISWLEDFPMYLNNDFIKLGTIVVWEMAVLLGEFKTYLISGDKSFLIPTGGPAYRFVCYSKAFSFVLNAIKSSIIILLLFPFLHNLLGIKWSELLIILILSILIKILIHNLKWILLNSNMRFIPKIVNYILFFSLNYICFKYYRNLGLIKNNIFIWIVLIFLAFISFVVAGSRDIHWEKVIDREATQKAILMSFILQDVNGLGKITKKRSSIFTRGQMGFPFNPVGAIAVLFIKSFIRQKENISLFLQIIVISVLLLMSIPLLGIRLIAIFSVLALSCLFIRSLYMQFKGDLWLNLSPITYRDKIRGIQLGPSILVLVHATILYSIVFFEYLGMWCIPVASVVGFLTSHVYVKILFINVEAIIFRGYQ
- the adhE gene encoding bifunctional acetaldehyde-CoA/alcohol dehydrogenase, with the translated sequence MMADKKEIKQVNVEKMVDQLVEKASKALDEFMELDQKQVDRIVKAMALAGLDKHMYLAKMAIQETERGVYEDKITKNIFATEYIYHSIKYDKTVGVIEENEYEDYAEVAEPIGVIAGVTPVTNPTSTTLFKSIISMKTRNPIIFAFHPSAQKCSVEAARIVRDAAVESGAPENCIQWIEYPSIEATQTLMNHPGVSLVLATGGSGMVKSAYSTGKPALGVGPGNVPCYIEKSTNIKRAATDLIMSKTFDNGMICASEQSVIIDKEIYDQVTDYMKQNKCYFLNKDEIKKLEDFAVNKEKLSVNPVIVGQPAYKIAQMAGIDVPKDTKILIAEIAGVGPKYPLSVEKLSPILACYKAKDSTHAIDTAASIVAFGGMGHSAVIHSEDRNVIERFAKRIKVGRLIINSPSSHGAIGDIYNTNIPSLTLGCGSFGRNSTTSNVSAVNLINKKRLARRRVNMQWFKIPQKIYFEYGSIQYLEKMPDISRAFIVTDPFMVKLGFVDKVLYYLRKREQYVHSEIFSDVEPDPSLDTITRGKEMMDKFKPDVIIALGGGSAMDAAKGMWLYYEYPDIEFDALRQKFMDIRKRVFKFPKLGHKAQMVAIPTTSGTGSEVTSFAVITDKKKNVKYPLADYELTPDIAIIDPDFVLTVPKAITADTGMDVLTHAIEAYVSVMASDYTDALAMKAIQIVFEYLPRAYDDGNDKIAREKMHNASCMAGMAFSNAFLGVNHSLAHKLGGEFHIPHGRANAVLLPYVIEYNAQKPSKFVSFPKYEYYKADEKYAEISRYLGLPANTTQQGVKSLIDAVVGLMK
- a CDS encoding DUF2179 domain-containing protein; protein product: MPFTSGSDIFTWVILPLLIFISRIFDVSIGTLRIMFVSRGDKVLSPILGFFEVLIWLIAMGQIMQNLDNVMCYFAYAGGFAAGNFVGIRIEEKLAMGMYGIRIFTPKEASKKLKERFSESGFGVTILEGQGAKGQMVVLYSIFKRKDREKVLDIISERDEKLFYSIEEIKAVKEGIFPSASNRRKGHFRLMRNRK
- a CDS encoding endonuclease III domain-containing protein, with translation MQFSSKILLNIYQCLYNKYGSQKWWPAQTKFEVVLGAILTQNTSWSNVEKALYNLKPYMTPQAIYHMDENKLAELIRPSGYYNVKAKRIKNFVNWFNKKGFSFSTLEKQSVETTRNQLLDINGIGKETADSILLYALDKPVFVIDAYTRRLFKRLGFSVPKKYDDFQKFFHENLARDTKLYNEYHALIVKHSKEHCTKNKNCQDCVLNK